One Curtobacterium sp. MCLR17_007 DNA window includes the following coding sequences:
- the rfbB gene encoding dTDP-glucose 4,6-dehydratase, with amino-acid sequence MKILVTGGAGFIGSNFVRRTLEDAYPGLEGAEVVVYDALTYSGNLENLAPVADSPRYSFVQGDIRDAAKLDEVVPTVDAIVHFAAESHVDRSVRDSGIFVETNVVGTQRLLDAALRHGTERFVHVSTDEVYGSISEGSWAEDRPLEPNSPYSASKAGSDLLARSYHRTHGMNLSITRCSNNYGPYHFPEKVIPLFVTNLIDDVHVPLYGEGNNIRDWLHVDDHTRGIAMVLVGGRAGEIYNIGGGTELTNKELTEMLLEATGKDWSYVDRVADRLGHDLRYSVDISKIQAELGYEPQVPFAQGLADVVQWYRDNRAWWEPLKERAALA; translated from the coding sequence GTGAAGATCCTCGTCACCGGAGGAGCCGGCTTCATCGGCTCGAACTTCGTCCGCAGAACCCTCGAGGACGCCTACCCCGGCCTCGAAGGTGCCGAGGTCGTCGTCTACGACGCCCTGACGTACTCGGGCAACCTCGAGAACCTCGCCCCGGTCGCGGACTCACCGCGGTACTCGTTCGTGCAGGGCGACATCCGCGATGCCGCGAAGCTCGACGAGGTCGTCCCGACGGTCGACGCGATCGTGCACTTCGCGGCCGAGTCGCACGTCGACCGGTCCGTCCGCGACTCCGGCATCTTCGTGGAGACCAACGTCGTCGGCACCCAGCGCCTGCTCGACGCGGCCCTGCGCCACGGCACCGAGCGCTTCGTGCACGTCTCCACCGACGAGGTCTACGGATCGATCAGCGAAGGCTCGTGGGCCGAGGACCGCCCGCTCGAGCCGAACTCGCCGTACTCGGCGTCGAAGGCCGGCAGCGACCTGCTCGCCCGCAGCTACCACCGCACGCACGGCATGAACCTCTCGATCACGCGCTGCTCGAACAACTACGGGCCGTACCACTTCCCCGAGAAGGTCATCCCGCTGTTCGTCACGAACCTCATCGACGACGTGCACGTCCCGCTCTACGGCGAGGGCAACAACATCCGCGACTGGCTGCACGTCGACGACCACACCCGCGGCATCGCGATGGTGCTCGTCGGGGGCCGTGCGGGCGAGATCTACAACATCGGCGGCGGGACCGAGCTCACGAACAAGGAGCTCACCGAGATGCTGCTCGAGGCAACCGGCAAGGACTGGTCCTACGTCGACCGCGTCGCCGACCGCCTCGGCCACGACCTCCGCTACTCGGTGGACATCTCGAAGATCCAGGCCGAGCTCGGCTACGAGCCGCAGGTCCCGTTCGCGCAGGGCCTCGCCGACGTCGTGCAGTGGTACCGCGACAACCGCGCCTGGTGGGAGCCGCTCAAGGAGCGCGCGGCGCTCGCATGA
- the rfbD gene encoding dTDP-4-dehydrorhamnose reductase, with the protein MTRYLITGAAGMLGQDLQQALAGRDVTALSRADLDITDQDAVSAAVTGHDVVINAAAYTKVDDAESDEAAAFAVNARGPEVLATAAVAAGAKLVHVSTDYVFDGNGTSPYAEDEPTDPIGAYGRTKAAGEAAVRAIAPDSSYIVRAAWLYGAGGPNFAKTMIRLAGSHDTVSVVTDQIGQPTWTGDLARQIVALLDADAPAGIYHGTNGGQGSWLDFTKAIYTEVGLDPERVLPTDSSAFVRPAPRPAYSVLGHDAWHRAGLEPMRDWRAALHAAVQAGVLA; encoded by the coding sequence ATGACCCGGTACCTCATCACCGGCGCCGCCGGCATGCTCGGCCAGGACCTCCAGCAGGCACTCGCCGGCCGTGACGTCACCGCGCTCTCCCGCGCGGATCTCGACATCACCGACCAGGACGCCGTCTCCGCGGCGGTCACCGGCCACGACGTCGTGATCAACGCGGCGGCGTACACGAAGGTCGACGACGCCGAGTCCGACGAGGCAGCGGCCTTCGCGGTCAACGCCCGCGGCCCGGAGGTCCTGGCCACCGCCGCGGTCGCCGCCGGCGCGAAGCTCGTCCACGTGTCCACCGACTACGTCTTCGACGGCAACGGCACCTCGCCGTACGCCGAGGACGAGCCGACCGACCCGATCGGCGCCTACGGCCGGACGAAGGCGGCCGGCGAAGCAGCGGTGCGCGCGATCGCCCCGGACTCGTCGTACATCGTGCGGGCCGCGTGGCTCTACGGCGCCGGCGGTCCGAACTTCGCGAAGACGATGATCCGCCTCGCCGGGTCGCACGACACCGTGAGCGTCGTCACCGACCAGATCGGGCAGCCGACCTGGACGGGTGACCTGGCCCGCCAGATCGTCGCGCTCCTGGACGCGGATGCTCCGGCCGGCATCTACCACGGCACGAACGGCGGCCAGGGGTCCTGGCTCGACTTCACGAAGGCGATCTACACCGAGGTCGGCCTCGACCCGGAGCGGGTCCTGCCGACAGACAGCTCGGCCTTCGTGCGTCCGGCTCCGCGCCCCGCCTACAGCGTGCTCGGTCACGACGCCTGGCATCGCGCCGGCCTCGAGCCGATGCGCGACTGGCGGGCGGCGTTGCACGCGGCGGTCCAGGCGGGTGTCCTGGCCTAG
- a CDS encoding glycosyltransferase family 39 protein, which produces MSTRSLPLRVAALVLVLAATAFDLFWRLGAQTIMNDEQVYVSVGWQYVHGDFTGNTEHPPLAKFLFGAAQLVFGQGVFGPRLVAATAVLATGLLLFWWLRRPLGFWGALLAAGLWWLTPRAIGAAWPDLGSGIGARIDRFALLEPVMVVFAVASLACAWAWTREWRWWWPVLSGVFLGLSVSSKVTTAVLVVALITVPIVHRRWRALLIGAPLAAVASAAVVVLVYVPLGVVAPIQRMIAFQTAHNGGGHRTTINGVVYLHAPWWADFAFMANGIGWVMVAVLGVGVLAALVVRPDRLVVVLVVALAALMLFSTVVAHVALPHYYDVWMPFLVALAAVGYTRLARVADPRRPRAPRRSASEVRLRARRPSVSTAGVVMRVVATALALAAVVPAATLASTIAAARPAGIALLGDALRAEGMPADHRVLFVKYGSTWGVYFRGYASGKPEDGKFGALAIGPDIRYPVTPEVRSFLAENRDRLQHVRVDYLDVWVLRDGAEFAQQDGRFVIQG; this is translated from the coding sequence GTGTCCACCAGGTCGCTGCCCCTCCGCGTCGCCGCGCTCGTGCTCGTGCTCGCCGCCACCGCGTTCGACCTGTTCTGGCGGCTCGGCGCGCAGACGATCATGAACGACGAGCAGGTCTACGTCAGCGTCGGCTGGCAGTACGTGCACGGGGACTTCACCGGCAACACCGAACACCCGCCGCTGGCGAAGTTCCTGTTCGGTGCGGCGCAGCTCGTCTTCGGCCAGGGCGTGTTCGGTCCCCGGCTGGTCGCCGCGACGGCCGTCCTGGCGACCGGCCTGCTCCTCTTCTGGTGGCTCCGACGACCACTCGGCTTCTGGGGAGCGCTCCTGGCTGCCGGACTCTGGTGGCTCACCCCGCGGGCGATCGGCGCCGCGTGGCCGGACCTGGGCTCGGGGATCGGAGCGCGCATCGACCGGTTCGCGCTGCTCGAACCCGTGATGGTGGTGTTCGCGGTCGCGTCGCTCGCCTGCGCCTGGGCGTGGACCCGCGAGTGGCGCTGGTGGTGGCCGGTCCTCAGCGGGGTGTTCCTCGGGCTCTCCGTCTCCAGCAAGGTGACGACCGCGGTGCTCGTGGTCGCGCTGATCACCGTGCCGATCGTGCACCGGCGGTGGCGTGCGCTGCTGATCGGTGCGCCGCTCGCCGCGGTCGCGTCCGCGGCGGTCGTCGTCCTGGTCTACGTCCCGCTCGGCGTCGTGGCCCCGATCCAACGGATGATCGCCTTCCAGACGGCGCACAACGGCGGCGGCCACCGCACGACGATCAACGGCGTCGTCTACCTGCACGCCCCGTGGTGGGCGGACTTCGCCTTCATGGCGAACGGCATCGGGTGGGTGATGGTCGCCGTCCTCGGGGTCGGTGTCCTCGCCGCGCTCGTGGTCCGGCCGGACCGGCTGGTGGTCGTGCTCGTGGTCGCCCTGGCGGCGCTGATGCTGTTCTCGACGGTGGTCGCGCACGTGGCGCTCCCGCACTACTACGACGTGTGGATGCCGTTCCTCGTCGCCCTCGCCGCCGTCGGGTACACGCGACTCGCCCGGGTCGCCGACCCACGACGGCCCCGCGCTCCCCGGCGATCGGCGTCCGAGGTGCGTCTGCGAGCACGACGACCCTCCGTCTCGACCGCGGGCGTCGTGATGCGGGTGGTCGCGACGGCGCTCGCTCTCGCCGCCGTCGTCCCCGCGGCGACCCTCGCCTCGACGATCGCAGCCGCGCGGCCCGCCGGGATCGCCCTGCTGGGCGACGCGCTGCGCGCCGAGGGCATGCCTGCCGACCACCGGGTCCTGTTCGTGAAGTACGGCTCGACGTGGGGCGTGTACTTCCGCGGGTACGCATCGGGCAAGCCGGAGGACGGGAAGTTCGGTGCGCTCGCCATCGGACCGGACATCCGGTACCCGGTCACACCCGAGGTCCGGTCGTTCCTGGCGGAGAACCGTGACCGGCTCCAACACGTCCGGGTCGACTACCTCGACGTGTGGGTGCTGCGGGACGGGGCCGAGTTCGCCCAGCAGGACGGCCGGTTCGTCATCCAGGGCTGA
- a CDS encoding glycosyltransferase family 1 protein, which translates to MTTLRVIVDQVVAPVPGGIGRYAEELTRQLVATAPTGCDVEAVVSAVSPADLAHIRTLLPGLGGVDRLALPRRELALAWQGGMARGASHGMLHAPSVMAPLVKHNRFQEPGRQTVVTVHDTVPWTHPETLTSRGVHFHKAMVKRAWKHADAVVVPTHAVAAALNDIHRFDDRLRVIGGAPSGRLRVPVDADLRAERLGLPDRYVLAVGTLEPRKGLQHLIEAMAHPDAPSDVPLVISGPDGWGDVDVVGIAEQAGLPQDRVKVLGRVDDTDLAVVYDRATVFVFPSLAEGFGLPVVEAMSLGTPVIHSDDPAVREVASDAGVTVALEPRTGYAERLAQAVYQVVNDPLLRSHLAIAGPDRARMFDWRDSATETWQLHADL; encoded by the coding sequence GTGACCACACTCCGAGTGATCGTGGACCAGGTCGTCGCACCGGTCCCCGGCGGCATCGGACGGTACGCGGAAGAACTGACGCGTCAGCTCGTCGCGACCGCGCCGACCGGCTGCGACGTCGAAGCGGTGGTGTCCGCGGTGTCGCCGGCGGACCTGGCCCACATCCGGACGCTCCTGCCCGGACTCGGCGGTGTCGACCGCCTCGCACTCCCCCGTCGCGAACTCGCGCTCGCCTGGCAGGGCGGCATGGCACGCGGTGCGTCACACGGCATGCTGCACGCCCCGAGCGTGATGGCGCCGCTCGTCAAGCACAACCGCTTCCAGGAGCCCGGGCGGCAGACGGTGGTGACCGTGCACGACACCGTGCCGTGGACCCACCCGGAGACGCTCACGTCGCGCGGGGTGCACTTCCACAAGGCGATGGTCAAGCGCGCGTGGAAGCACGCAGACGCGGTCGTCGTGCCCACCCACGCGGTGGCGGCGGCGCTCAACGACATCCACCGGTTCGACGACCGGTTGCGGGTCATCGGCGGTGCCCCCTCCGGGCGGCTCCGGGTCCCGGTCGACGCCGACCTCCGTGCCGAGCGGCTCGGGCTGCCCGACCGGTACGTCCTGGCTGTCGGCACGCTCGAGCCGCGCAAGGGCCTGCAGCACCTGATCGAGGCCATGGCGCACCCGGACGCACCGTCCGACGTCCCGCTCGTGATCAGCGGTCCCGACGGCTGGGGCGACGTCGACGTCGTGGGCATCGCCGAACAGGCGGGCCTGCCCCAGGACCGCGTCAAGGTCCTCGGACGCGTCGACGACACCGACCTCGCCGTCGTCTACGACCGCGCGACGGTCTTCGTCTTCCCGAGCCTCGCCGAGGGGTTCGGGCTCCCCGTCGTCGAGGCGATGAGCCTCGGCACGCCGGTCATCCACTCCGACGACCCCGCAGTGCGCGAAGTGGCCTCCGACGCCGGTGTGACGGTCGCCCTCGAACCCCGGACCGGGTACGCCGAGCGCCTCGCACAGGCGGTCTACCAGGTCGTCAACGACCCGCTGCTCCGCAGTCACCTGGCCATCGCGGGCCCCGACCGAGCGCGGATGTTCGACTGGCGGGACTCCGCCACCGAGACGTGGCAGCTGCACGCCGACCTCTGA
- a CDS encoding GH25 family lysozyme, whose product MITAGLLVTVAISGPADAASGPAPTTATANTVSTTNTTTDGDPSLATQDATGNHTMGSSIDAHAAATGAAAGTTTLAAPQARAAASGPPPGKLQGMDVSAWQPDADFRTAYANGARFAYIKASEGTTYTSRTYQKQYFDAAQAGMVRGGYAYAQPSQASGRATADFFFASGGGWSDDDITLPPLLDIEYGNASQGTCYGLSWGAMRTWIHDFSDRVYERIHRYPAIYTTTDWWKRCTNNSRQFSDNPLFVAIYPVNDFTSPGELGHSWTKWKFWQWRAEGTFPGDQDVYESTIGNLHLFARKHE is encoded by the coding sequence GTGATCACAGCAGGTCTGCTGGTGACCGTCGCGATCTCCGGCCCGGCCGACGCCGCCAGCGGCCCGGCACCGACGACCGCCACGGCGAACACCGTCAGCACGACGAACACCACGACCGACGGCGACCCGTCGCTCGCGACACAGGACGCGACGGGGAACCACACGATGGGCTCGAGCATCGACGCGCACGCGGCCGCGACGGGTGCGGCCGCCGGCACGACCACGCTCGCGGCGCCACAGGCCCGCGCCGCAGCCTCCGGTCCGCCGCCCGGCAAGCTGCAGGGCATGGACGTCAGCGCCTGGCAGCCCGACGCCGACTTCCGGACCGCCTACGCCAACGGTGCGCGCTTCGCGTACATCAAGGCGTCCGAGGGCACGACCTACACGAGCCGGACCTACCAGAAGCAGTACTTCGACGCGGCGCAGGCCGGCATGGTCCGCGGCGGCTACGCCTACGCCCAGCCGAGCCAGGCGAGCGGACGCGCGACCGCGGACTTCTTCTTCGCCTCCGGCGGCGGGTGGAGCGACGACGACATCACGCTGCCACCGCTGCTCGACATCGAGTACGGCAACGCGTCGCAGGGCACCTGCTACGGCCTGAGCTGGGGCGCGATGCGGACCTGGATCCACGACTTCTCGGACCGCGTGTACGAGCGCATCCACCGCTACCCGGCGATCTACACGACCACCGACTGGTGGAAGCGCTGCACGAACAACAGCCGGCAGTTCTCGGACAACCCGCTGTTCGTGGCGATCTACCCCGTGAACGACTTCACCTCGCCCGGCGAGCTCGGCCACAGCTGGACGAAGTGGAAGTTCTGGCAGTGGCGGGCCGAGGGCACGTTCCCCGGGGACCAGGACGTCTACGAGAGCACGATCGGCAACCTGCATCTGTTCGCGCGCAAGCACGAGTAG
- the purE gene encoding 5-(carboxyamino)imidazole ribonucleotide mutase, with protein MTDTTAPAPLVSIVMGSDSDWPTMRAAADILTELGIAFEADVVSAHRTPDKMVRYARAAAGRGVRVVIAGAGGAAHLPGMVASLTTLPVIGVPVQLARLDGLDSLLSIVQMPAGIPVATMAINGAANAGLLAARIIGSGDPTVSARLAEYAEGLEQVVEQKAAALRAQL; from the coding sequence GTGACCGACACCACCGCTCCCGCTCCGCTCGTCTCCATCGTCATGGGCTCCGACTCGGACTGGCCGACGATGCGCGCCGCCGCCGACATCCTGACCGAGCTCGGCATCGCCTTCGAGGCCGACGTCGTCTCGGCACACCGCACCCCCGACAAGATGGTCCGCTACGCCAGGGCCGCAGCCGGGCGTGGGGTCCGCGTGGTCATCGCGGGAGCGGGGGGAGCGGCGCACCTGCCGGGCATGGTCGCGTCCCTCACGACGCTGCCCGTGATCGGCGTGCCCGTGCAGCTGGCACGCCTGGACGGTCTGGACTCGCTGCTGTCCATCGTGCAGATGCCGGCCGGCATCCCGGTCGCGACGATGGCGATCAACGGCGCGGCGAACGCCGGGCTGCTCGCCGCACGCATCATCGGATCGGGCGACCCGACCGTGTCGGCCCGTCTTGCCGAGTACGCCGAGGGCCTCGAGCAGGTCGTCGAGCAGAAGGCGGCCGCTCTCCGGGCCCAGCTCTAG
- a CDS encoding glycoside hydrolase family 6 protein, producing the protein MRRHQFIAGAVALLSVAGVVSVPTWASAATTAAQIRSASSAQLYGNGQYNPPTSEAAKNATALATTDPAGARAAATIAKYPVATWLGEWTTGAALTRTLDQATAGAAANGTTAIFVTYAIPQRDCGGYSAGGFDEASYDAWVDQIVARLAGKRAAVVVEPDALAMLSNAACTTVLDQQRYRILSREVAAFTAAGIPAYLDAGNSNWVQPAVIAARLNSAGVQGARGFFTNVANYYPTAQEQAYAQKVSSLTGGSHYVIDTSRNGQGWRGTWCNGPGAGLGTTPRVVTDGTALDALLWVKTPGASDGTCGGAPAAGKWWSAYAQALVANAALGAPPAVRAPVGTLDAATGGTRAVRVQGWAYDQHDTAATVDVRVSVDGSVVSTLAADGPRQDIDDDYGVGADHGYDATVAVAASGPASGVRSVCVTAVGAATGADRRLGCEDVVVYGDDPVVRIDRATVVRAGIDVTGWAADPDAGTAPVAVDLTVDGKRVRSVTTTIDRPDVSAPTGSGTRHGYRTVVPAAAGQHTVCAVARNQGAGADVRSTCSTLTVAASAPWGSLESVSALSYHRTTVTGWVFDRDAIARGLTVRVTVDGRPSTTVLTADASRPDVDATWGSGPAHGFSGRIPSSSGTHTFCVTAVGAGSGGDKALGCRTVRVP; encoded by the coding sequence GTGCGCCGTCACCAGTTCATCGCGGGCGCCGTCGCGCTCCTCAGCGTCGCCGGCGTCGTGTCGGTCCCGACCTGGGCGTCCGCGGCCACCACCGCGGCGCAGATCCGGTCGGCCTCGTCAGCGCAGCTGTACGGGAACGGACAGTACAACCCGCCCACGAGTGAGGCCGCGAAGAACGCCACCGCGCTCGCGACCACGGACCCCGCCGGCGCACGCGCCGCCGCCACGATCGCGAAGTACCCGGTCGCGACCTGGCTCGGCGAGTGGACCACCGGGGCGGCCCTGACCCGGACGCTCGACCAGGCGACCGCGGGTGCGGCGGCGAACGGCACCACCGCGATCTTCGTCACCTACGCGATCCCGCAGCGGGACTGCGGCGGCTACTCCGCCGGGGGCTTCGACGAGGCGTCGTACGACGCGTGGGTGGACCAGATCGTCGCCCGGCTGGCGGGCAAGCGCGCCGCGGTCGTCGTCGAGCCGGACGCACTGGCCATGCTCAGCAACGCGGCCTGCACGACCGTGCTCGACCAGCAGCGGTACCGGATCCTGTCCCGCGAGGTCGCGGCCTTCACCGCGGCCGGGATCCCCGCGTACCTCGACGCCGGGAACTCGAACTGGGTGCAGCCCGCCGTGATCGCAGCGCGGTTGAACAGCGCCGGCGTCCAGGGCGCCCGCGGGTTCTTCACGAACGTCGCGAACTACTACCCGACCGCACAGGAGCAGGCCTACGCGCAGAAGGTGTCGTCGCTGACCGGCGGCTCGCACTACGTCATCGACACGTCGCGCAACGGGCAGGGGTGGCGCGGGACCTGGTGCAACGGCCCCGGTGCCGGTCTCGGGACGACCCCGCGCGTGGTCACCGACGGCACCGCGCTCGACGCGCTGCTGTGGGTGAAGACGCCCGGTGCGAGCGACGGCACCTGCGGTGGCGCTCCGGCCGCGGGCAAGTGGTGGTCGGCGTACGCACAGGCCCTGGTCGCGAACGCCGCGCTCGGCGCGCCGCCGGCGGTGCGCGCACCCGTGGGCACGCTCGACGCCGCCACCGGCGGGACCCGCGCGGTCCGGGTGCAGGGCTGGGCGTACGACCAGCACGACACCGCAGCGACGGTGGACGTGCGGGTCAGCGTCGACGGCTCGGTGGTGTCGACGCTCGCGGCCGACGGCCCGCGGCAGGACATCGACGACGACTACGGGGTGGGCGCCGACCACGGCTACGACGCCACGGTCGCCGTCGCTGCCTCCGGTCCGGCGTCCGGGGTCCGGTCGGTGTGCGTGACCGCCGTCGGAGCAGCCACCGGTGCGGACCGCCGACTGGGCTGCGAGGACGTCGTCGTCTACGGGGACGACCCGGTCGTCCGGATCGACCGGGCGACGGTCGTGCGCGCCGGCATCGACGTCACCGGCTGGGCTGCCGACCCGGACGCCGGCACCGCGCCCGTCGCGGTCGACCTCACCGTCGACGGCAAGCGGGTCCGGAGCGTCACGACCACGATCGACCGGCCGGACGTCTCCGCTCCGACCGGGAGCGGCACCCGGCACGGGTACCGGACCGTCGTGCCCGCGGCGGCCGGGCAGCACACCGTGTGCGCGGTCGCGCGGAACCAGGGTGCCGGGGCCGATGTGCGGTCCACGTGCTCGACGCTCACCGTCGCGGCGAGTGCGCCGTGGGGCTCGCTCGAGTCCGTGTCCGCGCTGTCCTACCACCGGACGACCGTCACCGGGTGGGTGTTCGACCGGGATGCGATCGCCCGGGGGCTGACCGTGCGGGTGACCGTCGACGGCAGGCCGAGCACGACCGTGCTCACGGCGGACGCCAGCCGGCCGGACGTCGACGCGACGTGGGGATCGGGTCCCGCGCACGGGTTCTCCGGGCGGATCCCGTCGTCCTCCGGGACGCACACGTTCTGCGTGACCGCGGTCGGGGCGGGGAGCGGCGGCGACAAGGCGCTGGGCTGCCGGACGGTGCGGGTGCCCTGA
- a CDS encoding 5-(carboxyamino)imidazole ribonucleotide synthase, whose product MALRVGVVGGGQLARMMVPAAVELGIDIRVLAEGPGMSAAIAATAEGDYHDAETVLAFARDVDVVTFDHEHVPQDVLRTLVDAGVAVRPGPDALAVAQDKIVMRQRLTDLGLPVPDWAAVQDADALRAFIAEHGGRAVVKTARGGYDGKGVRVVSDPAEVDDWFTAIAEAGADQALLVEELVPFTRELAQSVARRPSGEVVAWPLVETVQRDGVCAEVVAPAPDSAGRIADVAESIAVRLAEELDVTGVLAVELFQTGDERILVNELAMRPHNTGHWSIDGATTSQFEQHLRAVLDLPLGATGMHAPAAVMVNVLGGPADGDLAARYPDALAAFPEAKYHFYGKAPRAGRKVGHVTVLGDDVDDVVYRARAAAAHFDD is encoded by the coding sequence ATGGCGTTGCGCGTCGGGGTCGTCGGTGGGGGACAGCTCGCCCGGATGATGGTGCCGGCCGCCGTCGAACTGGGGATCGACATCCGGGTACTGGCCGAGGGACCCGGCATGTCCGCCGCGATCGCCGCCACCGCCGAGGGCGACTACCACGACGCCGAGACGGTGCTGGCGTTCGCCCGTGACGTCGACGTCGTCACGTTCGACCACGAGCACGTGCCGCAGGACGTGCTCCGCACGCTCGTCGACGCCGGGGTCGCGGTGCGCCCCGGCCCCGACGCGCTCGCCGTGGCACAGGACAAGATCGTGATGCGCCAGCGGCTGACCGACCTCGGGCTGCCCGTGCCGGACTGGGCCGCGGTGCAGGACGCGGACGCGCTGCGCGCCTTCATCGCCGAGCACGGCGGTCGCGCGGTCGTCAAGACGGCCAGGGGCGGCTACGACGGGAAGGGCGTGCGGGTCGTGTCCGACCCGGCCGAGGTCGACGACTGGTTCACCGCGATCGCCGAGGCCGGCGCCGACCAGGCGCTGCTGGTCGAGGAGCTCGTGCCGTTCACCCGCGAGCTCGCGCAGTCCGTCGCTCGGCGGCCCTCCGGCGAGGTCGTCGCCTGGCCCCTCGTCGAGACCGTCCAGCGCGACGGCGTCTGCGCCGAGGTCGTCGCACCGGCGCCCGACAGCGCCGGACGCATCGCGGACGTCGCCGAGTCCATCGCGGTCCGCCTCGCCGAGGAGCTCGACGTCACGGGCGTCCTCGCCGTCGAGCTGTTCCAGACGGGCGACGAGCGCATCCTGGTCAACGAGCTCGCGATGCGGCCGCACAACACGGGGCACTGGTCCATCGACGGTGCCACGACCAGCCAGTTCGAGCAGCACCTGCGAGCCGTGCTGGACCTGCCGCTCGGCGCCACCGGGATGCACGCGCCCGCCGCGGTCATGGTGAACGTGCTCGGTGGACCGGCCGACGGGGACCTCGCCGCCCGGTACCCCGACGCGCTGGCCGCCTTCCCCGAGGCCAAGTACCACTTCTACGGCAAGGCACCGCGCGCCGGCCGCAAGGTCGGTCACGTCACGGTGCTCGGTGACGACGTCGACGACGTCGTCTACCGGGCGCGCGCCGCCGCGGCGCACTTCGACGACTGA
- a CDS encoding GtrA family protein, which translates to MRRLIAQLARFGVVGAVGFVVDFSIFNVLRATVLSPDEVHSGPFWAKVVSTVVAIGVNWVGNRYWTFRDQRRSVATREGIEFVVVSLGGMVISLGCLGISHYVLGFTSALADNVSGNVIGLLLGTLFRFWLYKVWVYHPDRAEREAARRRDGAPAVATRQDPNAHAGAGPTTT; encoded by the coding sequence GTGCGGCGACTCATCGCACAGCTGGCACGCTTCGGTGTGGTCGGCGCCGTCGGCTTCGTCGTCGACTTCAGCATCTTCAACGTGCTGCGGGCAACGGTGCTCTCCCCCGACGAGGTCCACTCCGGCCCGTTCTGGGCCAAGGTCGTCTCCACCGTGGTCGCGATCGGGGTCAACTGGGTCGGCAACCGGTACTGGACCTTCCGGGACCAACGACGGTCGGTCGCCACGCGCGAGGGCATCGAGTTCGTCGTCGTCTCGCTGGGGGGCATGGTGATCTCGCTCGGCTGCCTCGGGATCTCGCACTACGTCCTCGGCTTCACGTCCGCGCTGGCCGACAACGTCTCCGGCAACGTGATCGGCCTGCTGCTCGGCACGCTCTTCCGCTTCTGGCTGTACAAGGTGTGGGTCTACCACCCGGACCGCGCCGAGCGCGAGGCAGCGCGACGACGCGACGGGGCGCCCGCTGTGGCGACCCGCCAGGACCCCAACGCCCACGCCGGTGCAGGCCCGACCACGACCTAG